A single region of the Thermodesulfatator indicus DSM 15286 genome encodes:
- the glmS gene encoding glutamine--fructose-6-phosphate transaminase (isomerizing) yields MCGIIGYVGPRPVIPVLLEGLRRLEYRGYDSAGVAVLAEGQIDVIRALGKLINLEEILASYHKKPEGIGLGHTRWATHGEPAERNAHPHGDCKQELVVVHNGIIENYHHLRASLEAKGHKFRSQTDTEVIPHLIEEELTKGHSLEEAVRRALAQVEGSYAIGVFWAKDPKKLIAARNQSPLVLGLGEGENFLASDIPALLPWTRKVLFLEDGEMAIITCEECKIFKLHDASPVEREPVEIKWDAAMAEKAGFKHFMLKEIYEQPQAILNTFRGRLDPETGQVKIPEIILSPEEIKSLNKICILACGTSYHAGLVGKYLFERLVRLPVEVELGSEFRYRDFLIDENTLVIPISQSGETADTLASLRRAREAGARAVAICNVLGSTITRESDGTIYTHAGPEIGVASTKAFTSQLTALLLLVLYFGEIRGTLSEKERKRIAKALLKVPYQLEKLIEKLHPDIKELSYQYQKKRHFLYLGRNILFPIALEGALKLKEISYIHAEGYAAGEMKHGPIALIDEEMPVVALAPQNHHVYEKMISNIEEVRSRKGNIFSLGTEGDGTLKRVSQHVLELPACDWEVSPIIYTVPLQLLAYEVAVRRGCDVDQPRNLAKSVTVE; encoded by the coding sequence ATGTGTGGCATTATTGGTTACGTAGGTCCAAGACCGGTAATCCCTGTCTTATTAGAAGGCTTAAGGCGTCTTGAATATCGCGGCTATGATTCCGCAGGTGTAGCAGTGCTAGCCGAAGGCCAGATAGATGTTATTAGGGCTCTTGGTAAATTGATAAATCTAGAAGAAATACTAGCATCTTATCATAAAAAGCCAGAAGGCATTGGTTTGGGGCATACCCGTTGGGCCACCCATGGAGAACCGGCGGAACGCAACGCCCATCCACACGGAGATTGCAAACAAGAACTGGTAGTTGTACACAATGGTATTATTGAAAACTATCATCACTTGCGCGCTTCCCTTGAAGCGAAAGGACACAAGTTCCGCTCTCAAACTGATACCGAAGTCATTCCCCATCTGATCGAAGAAGAATTAACTAAAGGTCATTCGTTAGAAGAAGCGGTAAGAAGGGCGCTTGCCCAGGTAGAAGGTTCATACGCAATAGGTGTTTTCTGGGCCAAAGATCCCAAAAAGCTAATAGCGGCCCGTAACCAGAGTCCCCTGGTTTTGGGCCTTGGCGAAGGAGAAAATTTCCTGGCCTCTGATATTCCGGCTCTTCTTCCCTGGACGCGGAAGGTTCTCTTCCTGGAAGACGGAGAGATGGCCATTATCACCTGCGAAGAATGCAAAATTTTTAAACTCCATGACGCCAGTCCTGTGGAAAGAGAACCCGTGGAGATAAAATGGGACGCCGCCATGGCGGAAAAGGCCGGTTTTAAACATTTCATGCTCAAAGAAATTTACGAACAACCCCAGGCCATTTTAAACACCTTTAGAGGCCGTCTTGACCCAGAAACTGGCCAGGTAAAAATACCTGAAATAATTTTATCCCCTGAAGAAATAAAATCCCTAAATAAAATCTGTATTCTTGCCTGCGGAACTTCTTATCATGCCGGGCTGGTTGGCAAATATTTATTTGAACGCCTAGTTCGTTTGCCCGTAGAAGTAGAACTCGGTTCAGAGTTTCGCTATCGCGATTTTTTGATTGATGAAAACACCCTGGTTATCCCTATTTCTCAATCAGGAGAAACCGCTGATACTCTTGCCAGCTTAAGGCGAGCCAGGGAAGCTGGGGCCAGAGCGGTAGCCATTTGTAATGTATTGGGGAGTACCATTACCCGCGAATCAGACGGCACAATTTATACCCACGCTGGCCCTGAAATCGGCGTGGCCTCTACTAAGGCTTTTACCTCTCAGCTTACGGCCCTTTTACTGCTGGTTCTTTATTTTGGAGAAATAAGAGGCACTTTATCTGAAAAAGAGCGCAAACGCATAGCCAAAGCCCTTCTCAAGGTACCTTATCAGCTGGAAAAGCTTATTGAAAAGCTCCATCCTGACATAAAAGAGCTTTCTTATCAGTACCAGAAAAAGCGACATTTTCTTTATCTCGGAAGAAATATCCTTTTCCCCATCGCTTTAGAAGGGGCCTTGAAACTAAAGGAAATCTCTTACATTCACGCTGAAGGGTACGCTGCAGGCGAAATGAAACACGGCCCTATTGCTCTCATAGACGAAGAGATGCCAGTGGTAGCTTTGGCTCCTCAAAATCATCATGTTTATGAAAAGATGATTTCAAATATTGAAGAAGTTAGGTCTCGTAAAGGGAATATCTTTTCCCTGGGAACAGAAGGGGATGGTACTTTAAAAAGAGTATCTCAGCACGTCTTGGAACTCCCCGCTTGTGACTGGGAGGTTTCTCCCATAATTTACACGGTACCTTTACAACTCCTGGCCTATGAAGTAGCAGTAAGGCGGGGTTGTGACGTTGATCAACCCAGAAACTTGGCTAAAAGTGTTACGGTGGAGTAA
- a CDS encoding TIGR03013 family XrtA/PEP-CTERM system glycosyltransferase gives MIWLFHRYYPARKLLFFALESALITSLSLLVLYLKTHYIVFDFNHWPLYAKIFLVAFVFQLWLYYFDLYSFKRKDSLVDMSLRLIQAAGVATFLIGVLYSIFPRLMINNWSFTFFLFLIIVLAISWRLFYFYLLKADYLNERLALVGYSSLSKEIIEEIYNQLDSGFSIKAIFLAATENIDREKIKFEKKPVIYHTFDDLYKNCVKNRIQKIVVCLEDRRGKLPVDELLECRMKGIDVVEGETFYEHLTGKILVEKIRPSWLIFHGGFYKSGLTMFLKRVLGVVVASLGLLILSPIALLIAILIKLDSPGPVLFIQERVGKDGKIFRLYKFRSMRTDAEKDAPKWAQKNDPRVTRVGRVIRKLRLDEIPQMWNVIKGDMSFVGPRPEQPFFVERLRKKIPYYDQRHTVLPGITGWAQICYPYGASDEDALEKLKYDLYYIKYMSVMFDLYIIFKTIKIVLFGEGAR, from the coding sequence ATGATTTGGTTATTTCATCGTTACTATCCAGCTAGAAAGTTATTGTTTTTTGCTCTAGAATCTGCACTGATAACATCTTTGTCTCTTTTGGTTCTTTATCTTAAAACCCACTATATCGTTTTTGATTTTAATCATTGGCCATTATACGCCAAAATCTTTTTAGTAGCCTTCGTGTTTCAATTGTGGCTTTATTATTTTGATCTTTATTCTTTCAAAAGAAAAGACTCCTTAGTGGATATGTCTCTAAGGTTAATACAAGCAGCTGGAGTGGCTACCTTTCTTATAGGGGTACTCTACTCTATTTTTCCCCGTTTGATGATAAATAACTGGTCTTTTACTTTTTTTCTTTTTTTAATTATAGTTTTGGCGATTTCCTGGAGGCTTTTTTACTTTTATCTTTTAAAAGCCGATTATTTAAACGAACGTTTAGCCCTGGTTGGCTACTCATCTTTATCTAAAGAAATTATTGAAGAAATATACAATCAATTAGATAGTGGATTTAGCATAAAAGCTATATTTCTGGCTGCCACAGAAAATATTGATCGAGAGAAGATTAAATTCGAAAAAAAACCGGTTATCTATCATACCTTTGATGATCTTTATAAAAATTGCGTCAAAAATCGCATTCAAAAGATAGTAGTTTGCCTTGAAGACAGAAGAGGCAAACTTCCTGTTGACGAACTTCTAGAGTGCCGCATGAAAGGTATTGATGTAGTAGAAGGAGAAACATTTTATGAACATTTGACCGGAAAAATTTTGGTTGAAAAAATAAGGCCAAGTTGGCTCATTTTTCATGGCGGCTTCTATAAATCTGGCCTAACTATGTTTTTGAAAAGGGTTTTAGGGGTTGTAGTGGCTTCTTTAGGCCTATTGATTTTGTCGCCAATTGCCCTTTTAATAGCCATTCTGATTAAGCTCGACTCACCGGGGCCAGTACTTTTTATTCAGGAAAGGGTGGGAAAAGACGGAAAAATTTTCAGACTCTATAAATTTCGTTCTATGAGAACCGATGCTGAAAAAGACGCTCCCAAGTGGGCTCAAAAAAATGACCCTAGAGTTACTCGAGTGGGTCGAGTCATAAGAAAGCTCCGTTTAGATGAAATTCCTCAGATGTGGAATGTAATCAAAGGCGACATGTCCTTTGTGGGGCCAAGGCCTGAGCAGCCCTTTTTTGTAGAGCGTCTGCGCAAAAAAATACCTTACTATGATCAGAGACATACTGTTCTCCCAGGCATAACCGGTTGGGCTCAAATTTGTTATCCTTACGGAGCTTCAGACGAAGACGCGCTAGAAAAACTGAAGTATGACCTCTATTACATCAAATATATGTCAGTTATGTTTGACCTTTATATTATTTTTAAAACCATAAAAATTGTCTTATTCGGAGAAGGAGCGCGCTGA
- a CDS encoding CpsD/CapB family tyrosine-protein kinase → MGKISKLVDSIEKETLEEDKIPFTAPLSPEEDRILKNEEFPQITLTDVDPRLLVYHQPDSLVAEHFKILRSQILHPRTGLPARFILVTSAVPKEGKTYTAVSLAFSFARTTPTLLIEADLRKPSFSEKLGIKLDYGLSDYLAGERRELNSVVYKTDYHNLYILPAGKTRVEAKDLFSSESIIHFLEELRTKFPKHFFIFDSPPVLVASESISLSRLADGILFVVRYAFSDYEVVAEAVDKIGKSKLLGFVFNNYMPSSLGLFSPKLKYYRYAYKYKYYK, encoded by the coding sequence ATGGGAAAAATATCAAAACTAGTTGATTCTATTGAAAAAGAAACTTTAGAAGAAGATAAGATTCCCTTTACTGCTCCATTGAGCCCAGAAGAAGATAGAATTTTAAAAAATGAAGAATTTCCCCAAATTACTCTAACAGATGTAGATCCCAGGCTGTTAGTCTATCACCAGCCTGATAGCCTAGTTGCTGAACATTTTAAAATTTTACGCAGTCAGATCCTTCACCCCCGCACGGGGTTGCCTGCAAGATTTATTTTAGTTACCAGTGCTGTACCCAAAGAGGGCAAAACTTATACAGCTGTTAGTCTTGCCTTTTCTTTTGCCCGGACTACCCCTACCCTTTTGATAGAAGCAGATTTGCGCAAACCTTCTTTTTCAGAAAAATTAGGAATCAAATTAGATTACGGATTAAGTGACTATTTAGCAGGAGAAAGAAGAGAATTAAACTCGGTGGTATATAAAACAGATTATCACAATTTGTATATTCTTCCAGCCGGGAAGACCAGAGTAGAAGCTAAAGACTTATTTAGTTCTGAATCAATTATTCACTTTTTGGAAGAATTACGCACAAAGTTTCCTAAACATTTTTTTATTTTTGACAGTCCACCGGTGCTAGTAGCCTCAGAGAGTATTTCTCTTTCTCGCCTGGCCGATGGCATTCTTTTTGTGGTCAGATATGCCTTTTCAGATTATGAAGTGGTGGCCGAAGCTGTTGACAAAATTGGAAAGTCAAAACTTCTTGGTTTCGTATTTAATAACTATATGCCCTCGTCTCTTGGCCTATTTTCTCCAAAATTAAAGTATTATCGTTACGCCTATAAATACAAATATTACAAATAG
- a CDS encoding ExeA family protein codes for MHYKFWGLSKNPFEIHPDPDFLYLSDQHREALSHLKYAVLAKKPFLLLTGDIGVGKTTLLNYFLRDLKKRKDVVLIPIFNPNLTTEDFYSLLAKEIFKSEERNESKSVFLFRFREKLSQLQSEEKILVLVIDEAQSASIPLLEELRLLANVAAEFPAMVTILVGQPDLLQKLEAPELTSLRQRLSFRYHLGPFQDFKDVKDYIAMRLIRAGSPRNRIFTDEAIGLIYEYSQGVPRVINIIADHAMINAYLNKQSLVHKDSVLEAVKEVKHLIPAKAKKISLSRQKSQKRFNWKRFLPFIFFLILTIILLTYWFEAWNFQKVNSLFKNLLEAQ; via the coding sequence ATGCATTATAAATTTTGGGGATTATCAAAAAATCCTTTTGAAATTCACCCTGACCCGGATTTTTTGTATCTGAGTGACCAGCATCGAGAAGCCCTTTCTCATCTCAAATACGCTGTTTTAGCTAAAAAACCTTTCTTGCTTTTAACAGGAGACATCGGAGTAGGTAAAACGACTTTACTTAATTATTTTTTGAGGGATTTGAAAAAGCGTAAAGACGTAGTTCTTATCCCTATATTTAATCCTAACCTTACTACAGAAGATTTTTATTCCCTGTTAGCTAAAGAAATCTTTAAAAGTGAAGAGCGTAATGAATCGAAATCTGTTTTCCTTTTCCGATTCAGGGAGAAGCTAAGCCAACTTCAAAGTGAAGAGAAAATTTTAGTATTGGTCATAGACGAAGCCCAATCGGCAAGCATCCCTCTTTTAGAAGAATTGCGCCTTTTGGCCAACGTAGCTGCAGAGTTTCCCGCTATGGTTACTATTTTGGTAGGGCAACCGGATTTACTGCAAAAGTTAGAGGCCCCGGAGCTAACTTCTCTTCGTCAACGTCTTTCTTTTAGGTACCATCTCGGCCCCTTTCAGGATTTTAAAGATGTAAAAGACTACATAGCTATGAGGCTTATAAGGGCAGGGTCTCCGCGTAATCGCATTTTTACTGACGAAGCTATAGGACTAATCTATGAGTATTCTCAAGGAGTTCCCCGGGTGATAAATATTATTGCTGACCACGCTATGATCAATGCTTACTTAAATAAACAATCTCTAGTCCATAAAGATAGTGTTTTAGAAGCAGTCAAAGAAGTAAAACACTTAATCCCCGCAAAAGCCAAAAAGATATCTCTCTCAAGACAGAAAAGTCAAAAAAGGTTTAACTGGAAGCGCTTTTTGCCTTTTATTTTTTTTCTAATTTTGACGATTATATTATTAACCTATTGGTTTGAAGCTTGGAATTTCCAAAAAGTTAACTCATTATTTAAAAATCTGCTGGAAGCCCAATAA
- a CDS encoding XrtA system polysaccharide chain length determinant, which translates to MVKIKDLQRQIDLLYIITFLWRRKWIIIFSFIPVFAFAQWKVLQTPKLYEAQVVLTISPQKVPSSYVKSTVSSDMEAFIHSIWQEITSRSNLEYLIKEFDLYPEAVKKLPMETVVEKMRKNIKVRRPRGGKRNVLIISYTYYDPVLAAKVVNKIANTFIEENLKLREEQAKTITAFLDEELTSIENELRQREQAIQEYKRKHMAELPEQKQSIIAILQRLQKEYEALQLRKEMLQDRKVAILDQLKKAKDEQNMMSQEVKGDSQDYKASLDFLKQKYAALLTKYTEKHPDVIRLKKLIEKREQEIKKMEEEGENPNTVVGQLKEQLKEIDKELKNINTLIKETQNKINLYQKRLENIPKREQELTDLTRDYNNLMKTYRMLLDKKIQAAMAETLEKRQQGEQFRIIDPAIPPEVPVSPDVKKILAMGFMAALGLGLGLAVLLEFVIDRKVYDPSFLEAGFEVRVLATIPAVVLKKDKIKMICKNVVLSMLACSGLAVNAFLAYKIFAEMHF; encoded by the coding sequence ATGGTCAAAATAAAAGATTTACAGAGACAAATTGATCTTCTATACATTATAACTTTTCTTTGGCGCCGCAAATGGATTATAATATTTTCTTTTATTCCGGTATTTGCTTTTGCTCAGTGGAAGGTATTACAAACACCAAAATTATATGAAGCTCAAGTAGTTCTCACCATTTCTCCACAAAAAGTGCCCTCTTCTTATGTTAAATCGACGGTTTCAAGTGACATGGAAGCCTTTATTCATTCTATTTGGCAAGAAATTACCAGTAGAAGTAATTTAGAATATCTTATTAAAGAATTTGATTTGTATCCTGAGGCAGTAAAAAAACTGCCCATGGAAACTGTAGTTGAAAAAATGAGAAAAAATATTAAAGTAAGACGACCCAGAGGCGGTAAAAGAAATGTTTTAATCATTAGCTACACTTATTATGATCCAGTCTTAGCAGCTAAAGTCGTAAATAAAATTGCCAATACTTTTATCGAGGAGAATCTCAAATTAAGAGAGGAACAAGCTAAAACCATTACGGCTTTTTTAGATGAAGAACTTACCAGCATAGAAAATGAATTACGTCAGCGAGAACAAGCAATTCAAGAATACAAAAGAAAACATATGGCTGAACTTCCTGAACAGAAGCAGTCCATTATTGCTATTTTGCAGCGTCTTCAAAAAGAATATGAAGCCCTCCAGTTGAGAAAAGAAATGCTTCAAGATAGAAAAGTAGCTATTTTGGACCAACTAAAAAAAGCCAAAGATGAGCAAAATATGATGTCACAAGAAGTAAAAGGCGATTCGCAAGACTACAAAGCTAGCTTAGATTTTTTAAAGCAAAAATATGCAGCCTTATTAACGAAATATACTGAAAAACATCCGGACGTTATTCGCCTGAAAAAACTAATAGAAAAACGCGAGCAAGAAATAAAAAAAATGGAAGAAGAAGGAGAAAACCCTAACACAGTAGTAGGACAACTCAAAGAGCAACTAAAAGAAATAGATAAAGAACTGAAAAATATAAACACATTAATAAAAGAAACTCAAAACAAAATCAATCTTTACCAAAAAAGATTGGAAAATATTCCTAAAAGGGAACAAGAGTTAACCGATCTTACTAGAGACTACAACAACTTAATGAAAACTTATCGCATGTTACTTGATAAAAAGATTCAAGCAGCTATGGCTGAAACTCTTGAAAAAAGACAACAAGGGGAACAATTTAGAATTATTGACCCGGCTATTCCTCCTGAGGTTCCAGTTTCTCCTGATGTAAAGAAAATTTTGGCCATGGGCTTCATGGCCGCTTTAGGCCTGGGTTTAGGCCTGGCTGTTTTGCTGGAGTTTGTAATTGACCGGAAGGTTTATGATCCTTCCTTTTTGGAGGCTGGCTTTGAAGTGCGAGTTTTAGCCACCATTCCTGCAGTGGTACTAAAAAAAGACAAAATCAAGATGATTTGTAAAAATGTAGTCTTATCTATGTTAGCTTGTTCTGGTTTGGCGGTTAATGCCTTTTTAGCTTATAAAATTTTTGCGGAGATGCACTTTTAA
- a CDS encoding polysaccharide biosynthesis/export family protein — protein MKAKITLLFLVFSYFLIGFSNAWAAKTEFDEYVIGPGDVLEIIVWKEPDFSRDITVRPDGRITLPLIDDVMAAGKTPMQLKEEIQKKLEEYIDLPVVTVIVKGINSKFYYMIGEIKKPGVYPLSKPTTILQALSIAGGFTEWANKSKIKVLRFEKDKRKVLIFNYEKAVKGKEINDFYLLPDDIILIP, from the coding sequence ATGAAAGCTAAAATAACTTTGCTGTTTTTGGTGTTTTCTTATTTTTTAATTGGCTTTTCTAACGCTTGGGCCGCTAAAACTGAATTTGACGAATATGTCATTGGTCCCGGAGATGTCTTGGAAATAATTGTATGGAAAGAGCCTGATTTTTCTCGTGATATCACTGTTCGTCCAGACGGACGTATAACTTTACCTTTGATTGATGATGTAATGGCTGCGGGGAAAACTCCTATGCAACTTAAAGAAGAAATCCAGAAAAAATTAGAAGAATATATCGATCTACCAGTGGTTACGGTGATTGTAAAAGGAATAAACAGTAAATTTTATTACATGATCGGAGAAATCAAAAAACCCGGTGTTTATCCTCTTAGTAAGCCGACTACTATCCTTCAAGCCCTATCCATAGCCGGAGGTTTTACCGAGTGGGCTAATAAAAGTAAAATTAAGGTACTTAGATTTGAAAAAGATAAAAGGAAAGTTCTTATTTTTAATTATGAAAAAGCCGTTAAAGGTAAAGAAATAAACGATTTTTATCTATTGCCAGATGATATTATTTTGATCCCTTAG
- a CDS encoding HNH endonuclease, which produces MAMARHKSRRDFLTGEDFLKAEREKARKLRQTKWWRRKCASGICYYCGRKFKPSELTMDHLIPLAQGGKSVRENLVPACKECNNKKKYLMPWEWDEYLARLKGGTNES; this is translated from the coding sequence ATGGCTATGGCAAGACACAAAAGCAGAAGAGATTTTTTAACTGGTGAAGATTTTTTAAAGGCCGAAAGGGAAAAGGCCCGCAAACTCAGGCAAACCAAATGGTGGCGCCGCAAATGTGCTTCGGGTATTTGCTATTATTGTGGACGGAAATTTAAACCTTCGGAACTTACCATGGACCACTTAATTCCTCTGGCTCAGGGAGGAAAATCTGTGAGGGAAAATTTAGTACCGGCCTGTAAGGAATGCAATAACAAGAAAAAATATCTTATGCCCTGGGAATGGGATGAGTATCTCGCAAGACTCAAAGGAGGAACAAATGAAAGCTAA
- the mqnE gene encoding aminofutalosine synthase MqnE, with product MPLFLDKNLKNIHEKIRNNLRLSFEDGLNLLKTQDLLGLGYLASLVKENLHSKKVYYVFNQHVNYSNICLNLCKFCAFGKPPEHPDAYELDIEEIIKKLKKNPSPVREIHIVGGLNPRLPYEYYLDLLKTIKKEFPLAQIKAFTCVEIEHLARLAQKSIEEVLKDLKSAGLSCLPGGGAEVFSERIRKKLCPEKISGKRWLEIARTAHKLGIPTNATMLYGHLETYEERIEHLIALRQLQDETKGFLCFIPLPFLPQKSYLKREVAPTTGFEDLKMMAVARLMLDNIPHIKAYWVFLGLKLAQVALHFGADDLHGTVYEEKISDFSGAEGDKALSRKEIERLIREAGFEPVERDALYRPV from the coding sequence ATGCCACTGTTTTTAGACAAAAACCTCAAAAATATCCACGAAAAAATCAGAAATAATCTCCGTCTTTCCTTTGAAGACGGCTTAAATCTTTTAAAAACTCAAGATCTACTCGGCCTTGGCTACCTCGCATCCCTGGTCAAAGAGAATCTACATTCTAAAAAAGTATACTATGTTTTCAACCAGCACGTAAATTATTCAAACATTTGTCTTAATTTGTGTAAATTTTGCGCTTTTGGCAAACCACCTGAGCACCCTGATGCCTACGAATTAGATATCGAAGAAATTATTAAAAAACTTAAGAAAAATCCTTCTCCAGTAAGAGAAATTCACATCGTAGGGGGCTTAAATCCGAGACTCCCTTATGAATATTATCTTGACTTGTTGAAAACCATCAAAAAAGAGTTCCCTCTGGCTCAAATAAAGGCCTTTACCTGTGTAGAGATAGAACATTTAGCCAGGTTAGCTCAGAAAAGTATTGAAGAAGTGCTGAAAGATTTAAAAAGTGCTGGGCTTTCCTGTCTTCCTGGAGGTGGAGCGGAAGTTTTTTCAGAACGTATTAGAAAAAAACTCTGTCCAGAAAAGATATCAGGGAAACGTTGGCTAGAGATAGCCCGCACCGCCCATAAACTCGGTATTCCTACCAACGCTACTATGCTTTATGGCCATCTAGAGACTTATGAAGAAAGAATAGAACACCTCATAGCACTGCGGCAACTTCAAGACGAAACCAAAGGTTTTCTATGCTTTATTCCTTTGCCTTTTTTACCGCAAAAGTCTTATTTAAAGAGAGAAGTGGCCCCTACCACGGGTTTTGAGGACCTAAAAATGATGGCTGTGGCCCGGCTTATGCTAGACAATATCCCCCACATTAAGGCTTATTGGGTATTTCTGGGGCTTAAACTGGCCCAGGTGGCTCTTCACTTTGGCGCTGATGATTTACATGGCACAGTTTACGAAGAAAAAATAAGCGACTTTTCTGGAGCCGAGGGCGATAAGGCTCTTTCCCGTAAGGAAATTGAGCGCCTCATTCGTGAAGCAGGTTTTGAGCCCGTGGAACGAGACGCTCTTTACCGGCCTGTTTAG